A section of the Agrococcus sp. SGAir0287 genome encodes:
- a CDS encoding undecaprenyl-diphosphate phosphatase — MQWIEAILLGILQGATEFLPISSSAHLRIAGIFLPGAEDPGATFTAITQIGTELAVVLFFWRDIVRIVQRWFGALRGAVPKDDPDVRMGWLVIIGTVPIVVAGVLFQSLIRDQLRSLWITATVLIVFGLILGAADLLGRRDKGLRDITYRDGILVGLAQVLSLIPGVSRSGATTTMGRALGYERPAAAKYAFLLAIPAVFGAGLYETYQALTEPSTSGYGWGPTIVATLVAFGVGLAVIRFLMTYIAKRSFLPFVVYRVALGAALLVALGAGWIAA; from the coding sequence ATGCAGTGGATCGAGGCGATCCTGCTGGGCATCCTGCAGGGCGCGACCGAGTTCCTGCCGATCTCGTCGAGCGCGCACCTGCGCATCGCGGGCATCTTCCTGCCGGGGGCCGAGGATCCTGGCGCGACGTTCACCGCCATCACGCAGATCGGCACCGAGCTCGCCGTCGTGCTCTTCTTCTGGCGCGACATCGTGCGCATCGTGCAGCGCTGGTTCGGCGCGCTGCGCGGCGCGGTGCCGAAGGACGATCCCGACGTGCGGATGGGCTGGCTCGTCATCATCGGCACGGTGCCGATCGTCGTGGCCGGCGTGCTCTTCCAGAGCCTCATCCGCGACCAGCTGCGGTCGCTGTGGATCACGGCCACGGTGCTCATCGTCTTCGGCCTCATCCTCGGCGCGGCCGACCTCCTGGGCCGCCGCGACAAGGGGCTGCGTGACATCACCTACCGCGACGGCATCCTCGTCGGGCTCGCGCAGGTGCTCTCGCTCATCCCGGGCGTCTCGCGATCCGGCGCGACGACCACGATGGGTCGCGCGCTCGGCTACGAGCGCCCTGCGGCGGCGAAGTACGCCTTCCTGCTCGCGATCCCGGCCGTCTTCGGCGCGGGCCTCTACGAGACGTACCAGGCGCTCACCGAGCCGTCGACGAGCGGCTACGGCTGGGGGCCGACGATCGTCGCGACGCTCGTCGCGTTCGGCGTCGGCCTCGCCGTCATCCGCTTCCTCATGACCTACATCGCGAAGCGGTCGTTCCTGCCCTTCGTCGTCTACCGCGTCGCGCTCGGCGCGGCGCTGCTCGTCGCGCTCGGCGCAGGATGGATCGCAGCATGA